CATGGCGCAGGAAGATGACGTCCATGTTGTGCATGCCATGGCGCGCCAAATCCTTCTCGATCTCGGCGTCATCCGCATGAGCTACCATTTCACCCCGCCTTTCCATTCGCAGACCTCCGAGCGCACCATCATCTATTCTCTGGGTTTTCCCGAAGCGTGGCTGCGCAAATATAATGATCCGGAATTTCGCAAGCGCGATCCGATCCCCGACATCATCATGGCCCAGCATGATTATATGAGTTGGGAGCGGGCATTGGCGCTGTGTCCCAACAGGACACGGGCCGAGCGTTGGCGCGCCGAACTGGCGGAGTTTGATCTGCTCGATGGCATCGGCATTCCGGTCTATGGACCGGGCGGACGCGATGCCTATAGCGCCTTTGCCATCGGACGGCCATTTACCCAGAAAGACCGTCCGCTGATCCGGCGCATCCGCGAAGTCGCCCAGACCACGCATCTGCGCACCGCGCATCTGGTGCTTGAGGAGATCAACCACGGTACCCAGCTGTCGATGCGCGAGACTGAGGTGCTGAGCTGGGTCATCGCCGGCAAGTCGCGCAACGACATCGCCACCATCCTCGCCATCTCCAACGCCTCGGTCGACACCTATTTGCGGCGGATATTCGAAAAGCTGGAGGTCAATGACCGTATCAAGGCCAGCCTGAGAGCGCTGTCACGCGGACTGATCTTGCTGGATTAGGAGTTAATGCGCCTCGCCCCAGCTTGGGCCGGTGCCGATATCGACGCCGAGCGGGACCGAGAGTTTGACCGCTGGCTCCGCCGCCTTGGCCATCACCTCGCGGATGATGGCCGATGCCGCTTCGACATCGCCTTCGGGCAGTTCGAACACCAGCTCGTCATGCACCTGTAGCAGCATGCGCACCTTGTCGAGCCCGGCGTTGCGCAGCGCCGGGGTCATGCGGGTCATGGCGCGCTTGACAATATCGGCGCTGGTGCCCTGGATCGGGGCATTGATCGCGGCGCGTTCGGCGCCCTGGCGTTCGGTCTGGTTCTTGGCGTTGATCCGCGGGAAATGGGTTTTGCGGCCGAACAGCGTCTCGGTATAGCCCTTTTCCTTGGCCTGCATCAGCGTGTCGGAGATATAGCGGTTGATGCCAGGGAAGCGCTCGAAATAGGTATCGATCATCGCCTGTGCCTCATCGGGGTCAACCTCCAGCCGCCCGGCCAGCCCCCAGCGTGAGATGCCGTAGAGAATGGCGAAGTTGATCGTCTTGGCGCGGCCGCGGGTTTCGCGGTTGATTGCGCCGAACAGCTCCTGCGCGGTGCGGTTGTGAATATCCTCGCCATCGGCAAAGGCGGTTTTCAGCGTATCGACATCGGCCATATGCGCCGCCAGACGCAGCTCGATCTGGCTATAATCGGCAGCGAGCAGCACATTGCCCGGCTCGGCGGTAAAGGCGAAGCGGATCTGGCGACCCATTTCGGTGCGGATCGGGATATTCTGCAAATTCGGGTCGGTCGAGGACAGCCGTCCTGTCTGAGCCCCGGTCAGGCTGTAGCTGGTGTGCACCCGCCCGGTGCGCGGGTTGATATCCGCCTGCAGCGCATCGGTATAGGTTGATTTTAGCTTTGCCATCTGCCGCCAGTCGAGCACCTTGGTGGCAATGGACTGGCCTTGGCGCGCGAGTTTCTCCAGCACCGTGACATCGGTAGAATATTGCCCGGACTTGCCCTTTTTGCCGCCCTTCAGGCCCATTTTGCCGAACAGGATTTCGCCCAGCTGTTTCGGGCTGCCCAGCGCGAATTCTTCACCCGCAATGTCATGCACTTCGCCCTCGAGCCGCTGCATCTCACTGGCAAACTCGCCCGATAGCCGCGCCAGCACCTCGCGGTCGACATGCACGCCGTGCCGTTCCATCTGGCCGAGCACAGCGATGGTAGGGCGGTCGACCGTTTCATAAATCCGCGTGCCGCCCTCGGCGCTGAGCCGCGGTGTGAGCAGCTTCCACAGCCGCAGTGTCACATCGGCGTCCTCGGCGGCATATTCGGTGGCCTTGTCGAGCGGCACCTCGCCAAAGCCGATTTGCGATTTGCCGGTGCCGGTGAGCGATTTATAGCTGAGGCACTCATGCCCCAGATGCTGGCGCGCCAGTTCGTCCATGCCATGACCGCCGGAAATTTGCGTCCGCCCGGCATCAAGCGCAAAGCTGATGACCATGGTATCATCGACCGGGGCGATGGCGATATCGTGCCGCGCCAAAACGTTGATATCATATTTGATATTCTGCCCGATTTTGAGGACGCTGCCGTCCTCGAGCAGCGGCTTGAGTTTCGTCAGTGCCACATCTAGCGGCACTTGTTCGGGCTTCTCCGCCAGCAAATCCGTGCCGCCATGCGCCAGCGGGACGTAGCATGCCTCATTCGGCGCAACCGCCATGCTGAACCCGACCAGATCGGCCTGCATCGGGTTGAGCGACGTGGTTTCGGTATCAAAGGCAACATGCCCGGTTTCATGCGCCCGGGCGATCCAGTGATCGAGCGTCTCGGCATCGGTGACACAGGCATAACCGCTGCGGTCAATCTCGGGCATTTTCGGCGGCAGCGGAGCAGTGGTGCCTTGTCCGGCCTCCGCCTTGCCGTAGCTGTCACCAGCCTTGGGTTTTGCCGGTTCTGCGCCCAGCTTGCGCAGCAGACTGGAAAAGCCATGCGCATTGAGAAATTCCGCCAGTGGGTCGGGGGGAATATCACCGAGCTTGAACGTGTCCAATTCCATCGGCAGCGGGCAGTCTTCCTTGAGCGTTACCAGCACCCGCGACAGTCTTGCATCCTCGGCATATTCGATAAGGTTCTCGCGCATCTTGGATTTTTTCATCTCCGGCGCAGCGGCGAGAACGCTCTCCAGATCGCCATATTCCAGCAGCAATTTGCTCGCGGTCTTGGGACCGATGCCCTTGACGCCGGGGATATTGTCGACGCTGTCGCCCATTAGCGAGAGCATATCGCCCACAAGCTCCGGTCCGACGCCGAATTTCTCGACCACGCCGTCACGCGCGGTGCGGACATTTTTCATCGTGTCGAGCATATCGACAGCGCTGTCGTCCTTGGGTTCGATCAACTGCATCAGGTCTTTGTCCGAAGAGACAATCGTCACCTTCCACCCGGCGCGCTGTGCTGCTTTGGTGTAGCTGGCGATCATGTCATCGGCCTCGACATTCTCCTCCTCGATCAGCGGCAGCGAGAAAGCGCGGGTGGCATCGCGGATCAGCGGAAATTGCGGCCGCAAATCTTCGGGTGGCGGCGGGCGGTTGGCCTTATACTGATCGTAAATCTCGTTGCGGAAGCTCTTGGAAGACTTGTCGAGCACCACGGCAAGATGCGTTGGGCCATCAGCCTTGTTCAGCTCATCGGCTAGCTTCCACAACATGGTGGTATAACCATAAACCGCACCGACCGGAGTGCCTTCGGGATTGGTGAGCGGCGGCAGACGGTGATAGGCGCGGAAGATATAGGCCGATCCATCGACCAGATAGAGATGATTCTGTTCAGACATGATGACAGGGATAGCAATGTTGGGTGAGGGCGTCACCGGCTGATGCCTGCCATGTTTCAGGCTGTGGAGAGCGCTTTCGGAAAAGCGTCTGGCGACCGATGACTCCATATGTGGTGAGCATTGCGAACGACAGGCGAAACACGACAGTTTGCATTGCAGAATGCCAGCCATGCAAACGATGTTAACCGACTGTAAAATCCAAACTGATACCGCTGTTGTCGGGAGCGTCCCTTGCGGACATTGAACGAGGCTTTGACGGGTGCAGACAAGCGGTCAGATGGCGGCGGACCGGCAGCAGCCGGATGATACCACATCCTGGTTATCGGGATGGGTTGCCATTGCTGTTGCTGCCGCGATCCTGATGGCGATGCTGATCATCGCCGGATTGTCGCTCGGCCAGCGGCATGACAGCCCGGTGCTGCACGTCGGAACCGAAGGCTGCGTACTCGCCAGTCCGACCATCATGGACGCAACGGAACTGGCCGATAGCGAGCGCCGCTTTCAGTGCAATGGCTATTCCATTGCTTCGGATACCCGTCAGCTGTGGCTGAGGATTCCGATGGAGAAAGCGCATCTTCCCTCCGGTCTGCTCAACCTGGAAGGCGATAGCGCGCCCTTTACCCTGCTCAGGATCGTGCATCGCGACGCCGCGGCGACTTTGCAGTCGCGCTTGATACTGCCTGATGACGTGATGCGGGCATGGACAGCCGGTACGCGGTTTTCCATTCCGCTGACTACAGCAGAAGGCCGCAGCGAAACCCTCTGGCTGGGTATCGA
Above is a genomic segment from Pseudomonadota bacterium containing:
- the polA gene encoding DNA polymerase I; amino-acid sequence: MSEQNHLYLVDGSAYIFRAYHRLPPLTNPEGTPVGAVYGYTTMLWKLADELNKADGPTHLAVVLDKSSKSFRNEIYDQYKANRPPPPEDLRPQFPLIRDATRAFSLPLIEEENVEADDMIASYTKAAQRAGWKVTIVSSDKDLMQLIEPKDDSAVDMLDTMKNVRTARDGVVEKFGVGPELVGDMLSLMGDSVDNIPGVKGIGPKTASKLLLEYGDLESVLAAAPEMKKSKMRENLIEYAEDARLSRVLVTLKEDCPLPMELDTFKLGDIPPDPLAEFLNAHGFSSLLRKLGAEPAKPKAGDSYGKAEAGQGTTAPLPPKMPEIDRSGYACVTDAETLDHWIARAHETGHVAFDTETTSLNPMQADLVGFSMAVAPNEACYVPLAHGGTDLLAEKPEQVPLDVALTKLKPLLEDGSVLKIGQNIKYDINVLARHDIAIAPVDDTMVISFALDAGRTQISGGHGMDELARQHLGHECLSYKSLTGTGKSQIGFGEVPLDKATEYAAEDADVTLRLWKLLTPRLSAEGGTRIYETVDRPTIAVLGQMERHGVHVDREVLARLSGEFASEMQRLEGEVHDIAGEEFALGSPKQLGEILFGKMGLKGGKKGKSGQYSTDVTVLEKLARQGQSIATKVLDWRQMAKLKSTYTDALQADINPRTGRVHTSYSLTGAQTGRLSSTDPNLQNIPIRTEMGRQIRFAFTAEPGNVLLAADYSQIELRLAAHMADVDTLKTAFADGEDIHNRTAQELFGAINRETRGRAKTINFAILYGISRWGLAGRLEVDPDEAQAMIDTYFERFPGINRYISDTLMQAKEKGYTETLFGRKTHFPRINAKNQTERQGAERAAINAPIQGTSADIVKRAMTRMTPALRNAGLDKVRMLLQVHDELVFELPEGDVEAASAIIREVMAKAAEPAVKLSVPLGVDIGTGPSWGEAH
- a CDS encoding autoinducer binding domain-containing protein, which encodes MPTEKAGHAMADARFMLMRETDPDCVDIMAQEDDVHVVHAMARQILLDLGVIRMSYHFTPPFHSQTSERTIIYSLGFPEAWLRKYNDPEFRKRDPIPDIIMAQHDYMSWERALALCPNRTRAERWRAELAEFDLLDGIGIPVYGPGGRDAYSAFAIGRPFTQKDRPLIRRIREVAQTTHLRTAHLVLEEINHGTQLSMRETEVLSWVIAGKSRNDIATILAISNASVDTYLRRIFEKLEVNDRIKASLRALSRGLILLD